The Thermodesulfobacteriota bacterium genome has a window encoding:
- a CDS encoding response regulator produces GGAGGGGGGGGWGLGGGRGWETLLLVEDEEAILELGREILEELGYTVLAAATPAEALRTAQAYPGEIHLLITDVVMPGMNGRELAERLGAMRRGLRCLFISGYTADLVAHRGILDEGVRLLQKPFTVRELSAKVRQALGPEGGPGSAG; encoded by the coding sequence GGGGGGGCCGGGGGGGGGGGGGGGGGGGGGGGGTGGGGGTTAGGCGGGGGGCGGGGCTGGGAGACCCTGCTCCTGGTGGAGGACGAGGAGGCGATCCTGGAGCTGGGCCGGGAGATCCTGGAGGAGCTGGGCTACACGGTGCTGGCCGCGGCCACCCCCGCCGAGGCCCTGCGGACGGCCCAGGCGTACCCGGGCGAGATCCACCTCCTGATCACCGATGTGGTGATGCCGGGAATGAACGGGCGCGAGCTGGCGGAGCGGCTCGGCGCGATGCGCCGCGGCCTGCGGTGCCTCTTCATCTCAGGCTATACCGCGGACCTGGTCGCCCACCGGGGGATCCTGGACGAAGGGGTGCGCCTCCTGCAGAAGCCCTTCACGGTGCGGGAGCTCTCGGCGAAGGTGCGGCAGGCGCTGGGGCCGGAGGGGGGCCCGGGCTCCGCCGGCTGA
- a CDS encoding spermidine synthase, which translates to MSRPWQTLDRVPTAEGTLELRRRGDRDLLITVAGRVLMNSVHHRSETALGALACQGLAGRRGARVLVGGLGMGFTLRAVLDAVAADARVVVAELNPVVVRWCGGPLAELTGGAAQDPRVEVRVGDVADVIRDASATASDRFDAVVLDLYEGPHAGCAKGADPLYGRGAIERTRSALRPGGVFAVWGEAYDEGFERRLRAAGFSVSTDRPGRGGLRHVVYVATAPR; encoded by the coding sequence GTGTCCCGCCCCTGGCAGACCCTGGACCGGGTGCCCACCGCCGAGGGCACCCTGGAGCTTCGCCGGCGCGGCGACCGGGACCTCCTGATCACCGTGGCCGGCCGGGTGCTGATGAACAGCGTCCACCACCGTTCCGAGACCGCGCTGGGGGCGCTTGCCTGCCAAGGCCTCGCGGGCCGACGAGGCGCCCGGGTGCTCGTGGGGGGTCTGGGCATGGGATTCACCCTGCGCGCCGTGCTCGACGCCGTTGCCGCCGACGCCCGGGTCGTGGTGGCCGAGCTCAACCCTGTCGTGGTCCGCTGGTGTGGGGGGCCGCTGGCCGAGCTGACCGGGGGGGCCGCCCAGGACCCCCGGGTCGAAGTGCGGGTGGGCGACGTGGCAGACGTGATCCGCGACGCCTCGGCCACGGCGTCGGACCGCTTCGACGCCGTGGTCCTGGACCTCTACGAAGGCCCCCATGCGGGCTGCGCGAAGGGCGCCGACCCCCTGTATGGCCGAGGAGCCATCGAACGCACCCGGTCCGCGCTGCGCCCCGGGGGAGTCTTCGCCGTGTGGGGGGAAGCCTACGATGAGGGGTTCGAGAGACGCCTGCGGGCCGCGGGCTTCTCGGTGTCCACCGACCGGCCGGGGCGCGGGGGGCTGCGCCACGTGGTCTACGTGGCCACGGCACCGCGGTAG
- a CDS encoding DEAD/DEAH box helicase, protein MSFEAFQLHPHIAEGVQALGYVSPTPIQRESIPTVLQGRDVLGLAQTGTGKTAAFALPILQRLMRGPRRRVRALVVAPTRELAEQIHESFADLGGRTGLRSATVYGGVGMNPQVQKLKAGVEIVVACPGRLLDHLAQKTIDLSGVEVLVLDEADRMFDMGFLPDIRRILKYLPAARQTLLFSATMPDDIRRLVREVLREPVTVQVDRATPATTVAHALYPVAAHLKTALLLELLRHTDTGSVLVFTRTKHRAKRVGEQLVKAGYRAASLQGNLSQNRRQAALDGFRDGSTQILVATDIAARGIDVSSISHVVNYDMPDTVDAYTHRIGRTGRAARTGDAFTLVSSEDDGLVRAIERALGAPLERRRIPGFDYAAPAPARDTEFARGPRPPRGPGKGKAAAQRSGARARPAPASSGSSKPAASSPSSTPRGASKPIIARSFRTRRPR, encoded by the coding sequence TTGAGCTTTGAAGCGTTTCAGCTCCACCCGCACATCGCGGAGGGAGTGCAGGCCCTGGGCTACGTCTCGCCCACCCCCATCCAGAGAGAATCCATCCCGACCGTCCTCCAGGGCCGCGACGTCCTGGGCCTGGCCCAGACCGGCACGGGAAAGACGGCCGCCTTTGCGCTGCCCATTCTCCAGCGGCTCATGCGGGGCCCCCGGCGCCGGGTACGGGCGCTCGTGGTGGCCCCCACCCGGGAGCTCGCCGAGCAGATCCACGAGTCCTTCGCCGACCTGGGAGGAAGGACCGGGCTTCGCAGCGCCACCGTGTACGGGGGCGTGGGCATGAACCCCCAGGTCCAGAAGCTCAAGGCCGGCGTCGAGATCGTGGTGGCCTGCCCGGGCCGGCTCTTGGACCACCTGGCACAGAAGACCATCGACCTCTCGGGGGTCGAGGTGCTGGTGCTCGATGAAGCCGACCGGATGTTCGATATGGGGTTCCTCCCCGACATCCGCCGCATCCTCAAGTACCTGCCCGCCGCGCGCCAGACGCTGCTTTTCTCGGCCACCATGCCCGACGACATCCGCCGTCTGGTGCGCGAGGTGCTCCGGGAGCCCGTGACCGTGCAGGTGGATCGGGCGACGCCGGCCACCACCGTGGCCCACGCCCTGTACCCCGTGGCCGCGCACCTCAAGACGGCGCTCCTCCTGGAGCTCCTGCGCCACACCGACACCGGGTCGGTGCTCGTCTTCACCCGCACCAAGCACCGGGCCAAGAGGGTGGGCGAGCAACTGGTCAAGGCGGGCTACCGCGCCGCCTCCCTCCAGGGCAATCTCTCCCAGAACCGCCGGCAGGCCGCCCTGGACGGGTTTCGGGACGGTTCCACCCAGATCCTCGTGGCCACCGACATCGCCGCCCGGGGCATCGACGTCTCGAGCATCTCCCACGTGGTCAACTACGACATGCCCGACACGGTGGACGCCTATACGCACCGCATCGGCCGCACCGGGCGCGCCGCGCGCACCGGCGACGCCTTCACCCTGGTGTCGAGCGAGGACGACGGGCTGGTCCGGGCCATCGAGCGGGCCCTGGGCGCCCCCCTCGAGCGCCGCCGCATTCCGGGCTTCGACTACGCCGCGCCGGCCCCCGCCCGCGACACCGAGTTCGCCCGCGGGCCCCGCCCCCCCCGAGGACCCGGCAAGGGCAAGGCGGCAGCGCAGCGCTCCGGGGCCAGAGCCCGCCCCGCGCCCGCTTCGTCCGGCTCCTCCAAACCCGCCGCCTCGTCCCCATCGTCCACCCCTCGGGGAGCCTCCAAGCCCATCATCGCCCGCAGCTTTCGCACCCGCCGCCCCCGCTGA
- the acs gene encoding acetate--CoA ligase, giving the protein MADAAGIKDVYPVPEHFRKRAWIKSREEYAKLYKESVENNDGFWAKVAEEQVTWIKKWDRVQDWKFSKDEVYLKWFIGGKLNLSYNCLDRHLEKRGSQTAILWEGNEPTEDRKLTYRELHDQVCRFANFLKSRGVKKGDRVSMYLPMVPELAVAMLACARIGAVHSVVFGGFSADALKDRIQDCASNFLITCDGFYRGAKLVNQKAQADDAMSNCPTIKTCVVVRRVGADKVKSEMKAGRDFWWEDELPKQSNQCACEEMDAEDPLFILYTSGSTGKPKGVMHTTGGYLVYTSYTHKLVFDYHDGDIYFCAADIGWVTGHSYIVYGPLCNGAITMMFEGVPNYPDAGRYWDIVGKHKVNVLYTAPTAIRAIAAAGDQFVESRLGKLDSLRLLGTVGEPINPEAWRWYYEKPGRSKCPIVDTWWQTETGGILITGLPGAIDMKPGKATTPFFGLEPVIVDPEKGTRLDGVASGALCIKRPWPGLMRGVYGDPDRFRQTYFVQYDGYYFTGDGSNRDKDGDYQITGRIDDVINVSGHRMGTAEVESALVLHPQVAEAAVVGFPHEIKGQGIYAYVTPNAGVEGSDALKKELLALVRKEIGPIATPDHIQFAPGLPKTRSGKIMRRILRKIAANEVKDGFGDTSTLLDPGVVDLLAENRLNKG; this is encoded by the coding sequence ATGGCCGACGCAGCAGGGATCAAAGACGTGTATCCGGTACCCGAGCACTTCCGCAAGCGCGCGTGGATCAAGAGCCGCGAGGAGTACGCGAAGCTCTACAAGGAGTCCGTCGAGAACAACGACGGGTTCTGGGCCAAGGTCGCCGAGGAGCAGGTCACCTGGATCAAGAAGTGGGACAGGGTTCAGGATTGGAAGTTCTCCAAGGACGAGGTCTATCTGAAGTGGTTCATCGGGGGGAAGCTCAACCTGAGCTACAACTGCCTGGACCGCCACCTGGAGAAGCGCGGCAGCCAGACCGCCATCCTGTGGGAGGGCAACGAGCCCACCGAGGACCGCAAGCTCACCTACCGGGAGCTCCACGACCAGGTGTGCCGCTTCGCCAACTTTCTCAAGAGCCGGGGGGTCAAGAAGGGTGACCGGGTCTCCATGTACCTTCCCATGGTCCCGGAGCTCGCGGTGGCCATGCTCGCCTGCGCCCGCATCGGCGCGGTCCACTCGGTGGTGTTCGGCGGGTTCTCGGCCGACGCCCTCAAGGATCGCATCCAGGACTGCGCGTCGAACTTCCTCATCACCTGCGACGGCTTCTACCGGGGCGCCAAGCTCGTCAACCAGAAGGCCCAGGCCGACGACGCCATGTCCAACTGCCCCACGATCAAGACCTGCGTGGTGGTGCGGCGGGTGGGGGCCGACAAGGTCAAGTCCGAGATGAAGGCCGGCCGCGACTTCTGGTGGGAGGACGAGCTCCCGAAACAATCCAACCAGTGCGCCTGTGAAGAGATGGACGCGGAGGACCCGCTCTTCATCCTCTACACCTCGGGTTCCACCGGCAAGCCCAAGGGCGTGATGCACACCACGGGCGGGTACCTGGTGTACACCTCCTACACCCACAAGCTCGTCTTCGACTACCACGACGGCGACATCTACTTCTGCGCCGCCGACATCGGGTGGGTGACGGGTCACAGCTACATCGTGTACGGGCCGCTGTGCAACGGCGCCATCACCATGATGTTCGAGGGCGTACCCAACTACCCGGACGCGGGCCGGTACTGGGACATCGTGGGCAAGCACAAGGTCAACGTGCTCTACACGGCCCCCACCGCCATCCGGGCCATCGCGGCGGCCGGCGACCAGTTCGTGGAGAGCCGGCTCGGGAAGCTCGACTCCCTGCGGCTCCTGGGCACGGTGGGCGAGCCCATCAACCCCGAGGCCTGGCGCTGGTATTACGAGAAGCCCGGCCGCTCCAAGTGCCCCATCGTCGATACCTGGTGGCAGACCGAGACCGGGGGCATCCTCATCACCGGGCTCCCGGGGGCCATCGACATGAAGCCCGGCAAGGCGACGACGCCGTTCTTCGGGCTGGAACCGGTGATCGTCGATCCCGAGAAGGGAACCCGGCTCGACGGCGTGGCCAGCGGCGCCCTGTGCATCAAGCGGCCCTGGCCGGGGCTGATGCGGGGCGTGTATGGCGACCCGGATCGCTTCCGCCAGACCTACTTCGTGCAGTACGACGGCTACTACTTCACCGGCGACGGCTCCAACCGGGACAAGGACGGCGACTACCAGATCACCGGCCGCATCGACGACGTCATCAACGTCTCGGGGCACCGCATGGGCACCGCCGAGGTGGAGAGCGCGCTGGTGCTCCACCCCCAGGTGGCCGAGGCCGCCGTGGTGGGCTTCCCCCACGAGATCAAGGGACAGGGCATCTACGCCTACGTCACCCCGAACGCCGGGGTGGAGGGCAGCGACGCCCTCAAGAAGGAGCTCCTGGCGCTGGTGCGCAAGGAGATCGGCCCCATCGCGACCCCCGACCACATCCAGTTCGCCCCGGGCCTGCCCAAGACCCGGTCGGGCAAGATCATGCGCCGCATCCTCCGGAAGATCGCGGCCAACGAGGTGAAGGACGGCTTCGGAGACACTTCCACGCTCCTGGACCCGGGAGTGGTTGACCTCCTGGCCGAGAACCGCCTGAACAAGGGGTAG
- a CDS encoding class I SAM-dependent methyltransferase: MDRASPQGEAVRVNDPGAYYAGPEAPSLFWEMTVCQCLADRDSPYLAALEKPRRCGAAVAEFLAARLGTRTFGAVVEVGGGTGSLMAAFLGSADVRELSMVDLSPHFSRVQREALGDRPGVRYVVADAVAYLRASREPIDLLISNENLGDLPTYAGLPRDEVLRRARLPTYAPDRSADPVGRAAELVRTYGLEDDVALAPENFAFNVGAVEYLEALAPRARAVFLTEHGSDTVVPERYRELVELPPSDGFPRRIALKGHDEYSIRFSQLARVARRLGYRVERFHLMDLLGLRTDPGARSLVRVPNTQSEAAEVFREFYHHVAEYQGLLLTRRKEELS; the protein is encoded by the coding sequence ATGGATCGCGCATCGCCGCAGGGGGAGGCCGTGCGGGTCAACGACCCGGGAGCCTACTACGCCGGACCGGAAGCCCCGAGCCTCTTCTGGGAGATGACGGTGTGCCAGTGCCTGGCGGACCGGGACAGCCCGTACCTGGCGGCGCTGGAGAAGCCGCGCCGCTGCGGAGCGGCGGTGGCGGAGTTCCTGGCGGCGCGCCTGGGGACCCGGACCTTCGGGGCGGTGGTGGAAGTGGGCGGCGGGACGGGGAGCCTCATGGCGGCGTTTCTCGGGTCTGCCGACGTCCGCGAGCTCTCGATGGTGGACCTCAGCCCCCACTTTTCTCGCGTGCAGCGAGAGGCCTTGGGGGACCGGCCCGGGGTGAGGTATGTGGTGGCGGACGCGGTAGCGTACCTCCGGGCGTCGCGAGAGCCCATCGACCTCTTGATCAGCAACGAGAACCTCGGGGACCTGCCGACCTACGCGGGCCTGCCCCGCGACGAGGTGCTGCGCCGGGCGCGGCTGCCCACGTACGCCCCCGACCGCTCCGCCGACCCCGTGGGCCGCGCGGCCGAGCTCGTGCGCACCTACGGCCTGGAGGACGATGTAGCGCTGGCCCCCGAGAACTTCGCCTTCAACGTGGGGGCGGTGGAGTACCTGGAGGCCCTGGCCCCCCGGGCCCGGGCCGTCTTCCTCACCGAGCACGGCTCCGACACCGTGGTTCCCGAGCGCTACCGGGAGCTAGTGGAGCTCCCCCCTTCCGACGGCTTCCCGAGGCGGATCGCCCTCAAGGGCCACGACGAGTACTCCATCCGCTTCAGCCAGCTCGCACGGGTGGCGCGCCGGCTGGGGTACCGGGTGGAGCGGTTCCACCTGATGGACCTCCTGGGCCTGCGCACCGACCCCGGTGCCCGGTCCCTGGTGCGCGTTCCCAACACCCAGAGCGAGGCGGCGGAGGTCTTTCGCGAGTTCTACCACCATGTGGCAGAATACCAGGGCCTGCTGCTCACTCGACGCAAAGAGGAGCTGTCGTGA
- a CDS encoding PaaI family thioesterase: MTRWEELRDPDSPEPQFKLPAWIAPAPFEALCGLEIAEAAEGRSVLRMPFRVKLAQGGGLLHGGALTTLADTAVAMAIKSLLPEGTRFATVEMTTSFRAPVRRGVVEARARVVRFEGRDLEGEAQVYAEDGTLAATFRSRFRVARGEPGSEAGPSFGVGKGP, encoded by the coding sequence GTGACCCGGTGGGAGGAGCTGCGCGATCCCGATAGCCCCGAGCCCCAGTTCAAGCTGCCGGCCTGGATCGCCCCTGCGCCCTTTGAGGCGCTGTGCGGGCTCGAGATCGCCGAAGCCGCCGAAGGCCGCTCAGTGCTGCGGATGCCCTTCCGGGTGAAGCTCGCCCAGGGGGGAGGGCTCCTCCACGGGGGCGCCCTCACCACGCTGGCGGACACTGCGGTGGCCATGGCCATCAAGAGCCTGCTCCCCGAGGGGACCCGCTTCGCCACGGTCGAGATGACCACGTCGTTCCGGGCCCCGGTGCGGCGGGGAGTGGTCGAGGCCCGGGCCCGGGTCGTGCGGTTCGAGGGGCGCGATCTCGAGGGGGAAGCCCAGGTGTATGCCGAAGACGGCACCCTGGCCGCCACCTTCCGCTCGCGTTTCCGCGTAGCCCGGGGGGAACCCGGATCGGAGGCCGGCCCGTCCTTTGGCGTCGGCAAGGGACCCTGA
- a CDS encoding NADH:flavin oxidoreductase — MYSIFESAELGPLVASNRIVRSATWLGLADPQGGVTDALVERYAELGRGGAGVIVTGYASVSPEGRQMPRMLGAHEDRFVPGLARLAAAIRARGALAGLQLVHAGGQTRAEWIGGRDPVAPSFTPAVQYPQVPRELSFEEIARIVADFGRAARRAREAGFDFVQLHAAHGYLVNQFLSPLTNLRTDRYGGDLRQRFRFLQEVWAAVQGAAGPDYPVAVKLNGADFLPGGLEAEDAARVAEWTALRAPCLIEVSGGTAASGDLGPVRRVDAPEQEAYFRDLASGVKRRVTVPVGVVGGLRSPETLENLLFEGVADFFSLARPLLWEPDLPARWAAGDRTPARCISCNGCFAPGREGRGVRCVVREKLESELGVGTR, encoded by the coding sequence ATGTACAGCATCTTCGAGAGCGCCGAGCTGGGTCCCCTGGTAGCGTCCAACCGGATCGTGCGCTCGGCCACCTGGCTCGGGCTGGCGGACCCCCAGGGGGGCGTGACCGACGCGCTCGTGGAGCGCTACGCGGAGCTCGGCCGGGGCGGCGCGGGGGTGATCGTCACCGGCTACGCCTCGGTGAGCCCCGAGGGGCGCCAGATGCCCCGGATGCTCGGTGCCCACGAGGACCGGTTCGTGCCGGGTCTGGCGCGGCTGGCCGCGGCCATCCGGGCGCGGGGCGCCCTGGCGGGTCTCCAGCTCGTGCACGCCGGGGGCCAGACCCGGGCCGAGTGGATCGGGGGTCGCGACCCGGTGGCGCCCTCGTTCACCCCCGCCGTGCAGTATCCGCAGGTGCCCCGGGAGCTCTCCTTCGAGGAGATTGCCCGCATCGTGGCCGACTTTGGCCGCGCGGCCCGGCGCGCCCGGGAGGCCGGCTTCGACTTCGTACAGCTCCACGCGGCCCACGGGTACCTCGTCAACCAGTTCCTCTCCCCCCTCACGAACCTGCGCACCGACCGCTACGGGGGCGACCTGCGCCAGCGGTTCCGTTTCCTTCAGGAGGTATGGGCCGCCGTGCAGGGGGCGGCCGGCCCGGACTACCCCGTGGCCGTCAAGCTCAACGGCGCCGACTTCCTGCCCGGGGGGCTCGAGGCCGAGGACGCGGCCCGGGTCGCCGAGTGGACTGCCCTGCGCGCCCCGTGCTTGATCGAGGTGAGCGGCGGGACGGCCGCCTCCGGAGACCTGGGACCCGTCCGCCGGGTGGACGCCCCGGAGCAGGAGGCCTACTTTCGGGACCTGGCGTCGGGAGTAAAGCGCCGGGTCACCGTGCCGGTGGGGGTGGTGGGCGGACTCCGGTCACCCGAAACCCTCGAGAACCTCCTCTTCGAGGGGGTAGCCGACTTCTTCAGTCTGGCCCGCCCCCTCTTGTGGGAGCCGGATCTGCCGGCCCGTTGGGCCGCCGGCGACCGTACCCCCGCCCGGTGCATCAGCTGCAACGGCTGCTTCGCCCCGGGGCGGGAGGGGCGCGGCGTGCGCTGCGTGGTGCGGGAGAAACTCGAAAGTGAGCTGGGCGTAGGAACCCGGTGA